From Carya illinoinensis cultivar Pawnee chromosome 5, C.illinoinensisPawnee_v1, whole genome shotgun sequence, one genomic window encodes:
- the LOC122311320 gene encoding mitochondrial outer membrane protein porin of 36 kDa, with product MVKGPGLYSDIGKKARDLLYKDYQSDHKFTITTYTSTGVAITSTGIKKGDLFLADVSTQLKNKNITTDIKVDTNSNLLTTVTVDEPAPGLKAIFSFIAPDQRSGKVELQYQHEYAGISTSLGLTANPIVNFSGVVGNNVVALGTDLSFDTASGNFTKLNAGLSYTQADLIAALTVNDKGDTLNASYYHTVSPLTNTAVGAELSHSFSSNENTLTIGTQHALDPLTSVKARVNNYGRASALIQHEWRPKSLFTISGEVDTRAIEKSAKIGLALALKP from the exons ATGGTGAAAGGGCCCGGTCTCTACTCCGATATCGGCAAGAAAGCCAGAG ATCTTCTCTACAAGGATTATCAGAGCGACCACAAGTTCACCATCACTACTTACACTTCCACTGGAGTT GCAATTACTTCAACTGGAATTAAGAAAGGCGACCTGTTTTTGGCTGATGTGAGCACTCAGCTGAAGAACAAGAACATCACAACTGATATAAAAGTGGACACTAACTCTAAT CTTCTCACAACAGTTACCGTTGATGAACCTGCACCTGGACTCAAGGCTATCTTTAGCTTTATTGCTCCTGATCAGAGGTCTGGTAAg GTTGAACTCCAATACCAGCATGAGTATGCTGGAATAAGTACAAGCCTTGGGTTGACTGCCAATCCAATTGTGAACTTTTCTGGTGTTGTTGGAAACAATGTTGTTGCCCTTGGGACAGATCTTTCATTTGACACTGCCTCTGGAAACTTTACTAAACTGAATGCTGGATTGAGTTACACCCAGGCTGACCTAATTGCTGCACTGACAGT GAATGATAAAGGGGACACCCTTAATGCTTCATACTACCACACTGTAAGCCCATTGACAAACACAGCTGTCGGTGCAGAGCTGTCACATAGCTTTTCAAGCAATGAAAATACCCTCACAATTGGCACGCAGCATGCGCTTGACCCTCTAACCTCGGTGAAGGCTAGAGTAAACAACTATGGAAGGGCAAGCGCTCTCATCCAGCATGAGTGGCGTCCAAAGTCCCTTTTCACCATCTCTGGAGAGGTGGATACCAGGGCAATTGAAAAGAGTGCAAAGATTGGGCTAGCCTTGGCATTGAAGCCGTAG